ACCGCCTCGGTCCACAGCCTGCCCGCGCTCCGCGCGGCGCTGGAGCCGGCCATCCCGGTCATCGGGACCGTCCCCGCGATCAAGCCGGCCGCGGCTTCGGGCGGCCGGGTCGCGATCTGGGCGACTCCCGCCACCACCGGCAGCCCGTACCAGCGCGGGCTGATCGAAGCGTTCGCCGCCGGAGCCCAGGTCACCGAGGTGCCCTGCCCCGGCCTCGCGGACGCCGTCGAGCGCGGGAACGAGGACGCCGTCGTGCGGGCCGTCGCCGCGGCCGCCGCGCTGACCCCGGCCGACGTCACCGACGTCGTACTCGGCTGCACCCACTACGAGCTGGTCGAGACGCCGATCCGGGCCGCCCTCGCCGAGCGGACCGGCGGCGCCGAGCTCGTCTTCCACGGCTCCGCCGAGGCGGTCGCCGTACAGGCGCTGCGCCGCATCGGCGCCCGCCCCGAGCCGGACCTGCCCCGGACCGGCGGCCTGACCGTGCTGCTCGGCGGGCGGCAGGGCCCCTTGCCCGCCGCCGCCCTCGGATACGCCGAAGGCCGCCTGCTCGCCGAGGGCGCGCCCCTCGCGCACTGACCCGGGGCCGGTCCGGGGCCGTGCCGGTGTGGGGACGGGCCGGGCCCGGGCGCACGGCGTGCCGCGTCGCCGATGAGTTCCCGGTCCGGGGAGAGTCGACAGACAGACGGCAATTCCCGCAGCGAAGGGCGGCAGGACATGTTTTT
This Streptomyces sp. NBC_00539 DNA region includes the following protein-coding sequences:
- a CDS encoding glutamate racemase, whose translation is MKIALMDSGIGLLAAAAAMRRLRPDADLLLSCDPEGMPWGPRTPADLTGRALGVARAAAEHRPDALVVACNTASVHSLPALRAALEPAIPVIGTVPAIKPAAASGGRVAIWATPATTGSPYQRGLIEAFAAGAQVTEVPCPGLADAVERGNEDAVVRAVAAAAALTPADVTDVVLGCTHYELVETPIRAALAERTGGAELVFHGSAEAVAVQALRRIGARPEPDLPRTGGLTVLLGGRQGPLPAAALGYAEGRLLAEGAPLAH